AATGATTCTATTCTTACGACCTTGGTAATTTCTGAAAGTGCTCCTAATAAAACAATATTCATAAAAATTTCTCGGCCGAATCGTTCTCGGGTTTTTATGGCTAAAGGTAGGGCGTATTCCTGACATTTACCCGTGGCCCGGACATAAAAGTTGTCATAAATCGCTATCCCGTCAGGTTTTAGGTCATTAATATAACTATCGTAGGATTTTTGAGATAAACAGACTAAAATATCTAAGTGTCGGGCTTTCGGGTATAAAATATCAGTGTCAGAAATTATTACATCGGTCCGAGATGCGCCTCCCCGCGCTTCCGGTCCATAGCTTTGAGTCTGCACGACCTTTTTCCCTTCATACACGCCAACCGCTTCAGCCAGAATAACTCCGGCTAAAATTAAACCTTGTCCGCCAGTTCCTGCTAGTCGAATCTCTTTATACATGATGTTTTTGAGCCTGGGCCTTTCTAATAATTTCTTTATACGTTTCATAGTATTCGG
The window above is part of the candidate division WOR-3 bacterium genome. Proteins encoded here:
- a CDS encoding 2-oxoacid:acceptor oxidoreductase family protein; protein product: MYKEIRLAGTGGQGLILAGVILAEAVGVYEGKKVVQTQSYGPEARGGASRTDVIISDTDILYPKARHLDILVCLSQKSYDSYINDLKPDGIAIYDNFYVRATGKCQEYALPLAIKTRERFGREIFMNIVLLGALSEITKVVRIESLKKAVASHVPKITLENNLLALELGSEIGKMLIK